In Oreochromis aureus strain Israel breed Guangdong linkage group 6, ZZ_aureus, whole genome shotgun sequence, the genomic window GTTGCTCTGTACACTTTAACACTGTTCTTGGCCACAAAAACCCTGCAAACCATGAATACTGATCACAACAGGATTTGAAGTTAAACATTAACAGTAAAATGAATCTTTGCTGGTTCAGAAGTATTCTTAAAGCACAACAAAAGAAGTATTTCACAAAGCAGCATGTATATACAGCTCCTCAAAATGTTGGCAAAAATGATGAATGCTGCAGGAAGTGCTTGTTCTGTTTACAATTCAAGCCAAAAACAGCTataacatttgaaaaataataaagataaagggGTAACGGTGTAAATACCCTACTGTATACTTAATTAAGTATAGAATaagtcatttatatttaaaattaatctATTTTCACAAAATCGGAAAGTGTTTAGATTCATTTGTGGAGGTCACAGTGTTTGTCTTCATCTAGTGGTCGATTGATTTACTGCAGAACAGTTTAACCTTTTACCTTAACTAGAAAAATGTGGTATAGACAGTGGCGGTTTTTGATATGGGCGACATGGGCGGCTGGCCAGGGGGCCATCGTGCTGGGTGCGGCATTatgggcatcggcaaaaaaaaaaaaagttgctcgcACCCATGCtgcccgacatcatgccagcgcattttGGCGATTGCATGGGCACCGAtcgggcggcgggggattctctggatggctggagcagcatctaataaccagctcgcaaaataaaagtaaataaaaacaaaccaacaaactagGGCTGTCAACTTTAAAGCCGTCATCACAATTAATGCTATGAAATTTTTTTAACTCAAAATCCCTCAAATGTCTTTGTCAACGCATTTCAGGCAGTTTGTCCATTACACATTAATGTTGACAGCCCGACAACAAGCacaaaaactgaagacatcatgatatagacttataatttgcaccgatgtgtTTTCTAAATTCTATTACACACATCATATACACACATCATTTATCATATACATATACCCAAAAAGTGAGCGCGAgggccctcggtgcgcctgcttgctgctgatGCTATGCTGAAGTcacacaacctgtcgaaagTGGAGGGGcgggctgcttccaaatagtgCACATTTCTTTCATAATATTGTccatccaagcccattatgtattattttcctgggttgtgtgaaaaaaaaactttatacaAGGTGTAGTTCTATTAGTCTATGTTGTGGGGTTGGGTGTtaatactggagtgcaaaattactgATGGAAGATGaacaagaaaaggtcaaagccaTCAGGAGAAAAGAAGAACGAGAAACGaacaaaagatacaggtaagcagatgtgtctttggataatggcaggtattATGTATCCTGAAACAAGATAATGCATTAGCAGGGACTGGGAAAACTTCTGTTTACCTTTGTTAGCCACTTGGCTATGATAGTAAACAGTGGACAGACAGTAGACACTGATGTGTCTCattgaatcttttggactgtgttcagcacaATATTAATTAGCCATTAATTGGAAGAGGTGTTGTCATGGTCTGTGTGCAGCCGGGCAGGAAACGGACCCAATACGCAGACTCACGGAGGCGGAAACTCAAAgaacctcagctttattgctggcaaaaaggaaaacagaaaccaaactgGAAAGCTGGAAAACAGAAGttgaaacagaacacacaggctATGAGGGACGAACACACGCAGACACTAAATACAGGTGGGGAACAGGCCAGAGAGCAAACACCTGGGAAACAGGCTGACACTACGATTACGATtagcatagaatagaatagaatagaatagaatagaatagaataatcctttaattgtcccacaaggggaaatttgggtgtaacagcagcaagaaagacacatatacaaacaaacagtacacaagacacagaacagaaacatacacagtttttacatatttatatcaaggacaatggttaccaaAAGTTGAGTACTGTACCGTtattaaactaaataaaattaaatacagataagaggcaaactcAGGTTGTAGTGTGAATCGGTTGATAAAATAGTGCAAGTTACAgcactgatgtaaacatctatgtttgttgggagcagttttgattgtacagtctgacagctgcagggaggaaggaccagCGGAagcgctccttcatgcatcgaggatcagcagtctgtcactgaaggggctctgcagttcagcaacatttacatgcatggggtgggagactctgtccatcagagatgttattttggccagagtccttctgtctcccaccacctgcactggatccagggtgcatcccagaacagagctggccttcctgatgagtttacccatcctcttcctctcagctgctgataaactgctgctccaacataccacactgtaaaaaaatgacagatgccaccacagagtcatacaaggtctttaaaagcgctcacCGGACTCCAAACGACCTCGGCCGCCTCAGCAGTGTCCCCACCTCTTAATTAGAAGAGGtggggaggaagcaaaacagaatacattGACCTTtaaagcaaaacaggaaaaagactGGGCACAGAACTAAACCTCGAAACTAGGATACAAAACAACTCAGAACACTAGAAGTTATATACAAAGAAGAAATCAtagaataacaacaataatacaaaaaacactgggtcactgacccaggactGTGACACGTGTATTGTTGATTTCTCTGCTATTCTCAATGTATGATGAGATATAATGGCTGTTTGTTAGCCATttgcattctctctctctctttctctctctctctctctctcgctctctctcccactatataaaaaatttaaactggttaaattcagtatggttccagttttcacaataacatatgttaatgtacaatcttttggggggggggctcaCATTCGATGAGTGTGCGCAGCACGTGCACGTTCGCGCGCACTCATCGAATGTCAGCTTTGTGATGTCAGCTTTATGACGTAACTGACAGTTCAAACTGTAGACAGACTTTCGGCGTGAAGGAGCTTCATAATCAGATACTCGGAAATAATTTGAACAACGTGCAGTTTGAAATTGTGCTAAACGGTAAAGACATGACAGAATTTAATTCAGTGAACAGAGGGAAATCTGTGGAAAACGTTTCGTTGCTTCAACCggataaggtaaaaaaaaccccaaaacaaagcaaaagaaaaaaacaagaacgaaagaaagaaagaagaacaatCTGCAGAGAAAATGATAATCACTATCTTTGGTGGTTTTGCCATTGTCCACTTAACTTTAGCATTTTTGTATAAATTACTTTTATtcctgataaaaaaaaaccttcagtaCATTGCTATATAAAATAATGTGTGATGTCAAATTGttaatatactgtatattgttAGTGTGACATATCACacatatatttttgtgttatcAGTTGTTGGATTTCATTAGTGAACTGTAGTGCAAAGCATTTAACAGTGACAGTTTTAAATCCCATTGCAGAACATTTTGTTATTGTGTCAAAGATTCCTAAAAACCTGACTGCCTTTTCTTTCTAGATGTTGGAGGAAATGGGAACACTGGATTGCAGGCATTTGAAACTGCCTCTTCTGACCCTGGAAAATCTTGGAAAAGTCATCACCCCCTATGTGAAAGATGTTTCACAGGAGTAAGTCACACATTTAAAGCCATCAAGCTTACAAGCAGCAAAAATGATCACTAATACACACATATACTCTGGTTAAAGGTTTGTTTTGCTCAActgtttatctttgtttttcatcttttagtCAGTGGGCGTCTTTAGCCGATGGTGACCCTGGATCAAAAGTTGTCATTCTCTTGTCCAGCATGTGCCATGCGGTTATAGAAGAAATAAGCGCCTTGGTCCTGGAGGTTGTAGAACCTCAGGTTCTTGCCAAGGGGCACAATCATGCAAGTGGAGATAAGGTAAGTTTGCAGGATGGGTGCAGCTGCTGCAGAGTAACAGAAAATAATATTCAAGCCAGCTTCAGAAACACCCTTCATCACTGTTTTGGTGAAGCCCTATCCATGGCACAAGGTAAGTCCTACAACTCGGATATATTAgtaaagctgttttcagcagaaattactAAAAAGTCAACACGTCGCTGGCTCGTATCACAGGGCCAGCTCCCACCCCTAAAAACTCATGACTCAGTGACAGGTATGAGCATTATACAAATGGTGTATAATGTGACTGAGATTTTGAATGCATCTTGAATATCAGCCGAAAAAAATCACAGACAGGGCATCTGACAGCATGACATGCTCAGACTCTAATTGCAAGCAGATTTGCTGTCTagatgtggaggaggaggaagatgcaGAAATCCCACAAATAAGTGACTGTTCCTTAGAGAATTCACTGTGCATGGATAATCTGAGTCCTCCTCCAACTCCAGAGCTCCCTAAGTATTCAGAAACATTTGTCCCTTCAGCATTGATTTTAGCCTACCAGGAGAATTCTTCACCAAGTCTGGAGTCTCCTGACTGTCCAGTCAACATGACCTTTCTTACTGTGCTTCTTGCTAAGTTAGTCGACCATATTGCATCAAAAACCAGAACATCCATACTAAACGTGGACCTGGTTGCATTATTGGGTGGTGTAACAATGAGGGCTGAAAAAGAACTGGTTTCCATTCCCCCACCAAGTGTTGAAAACCTGCACATCTCCATCTATAAAAAGCTGTGCAAGGTGTTTGGATCCAAatacttgttgcaggctgccaTGGAATCTGGTGACGAAGCATTTGAGATTGCTGTTTCAGAGGTTTTTAGTGTCACAGCTCCAGAAATCTTTAGTAAGGTCAAAGAATTCTGGGACCATATGGAGAGTTGTCAAGGATGGTAAACTTTCTCCAGTGCGTGAGATTCCAACACCAGAGTCCCCACTGAAGAAAGTAATGAACCAAAAATACCCCTGCCTTCAAACACATCACCGGCCAGTACTCTCAAGAAGAGTACTGGCTGGTTTTCTCGTCTGTTCAACACGCTCAATAGAGCCCTGGACAGTGACAGTCACAGACTTGACTATACAGTGACAAACCCACCCATCTGGACAAACCCTGTTCTGtaatttttatcttgaaagctGATCTGAGGCTCATTTctcaagataaaaataaatgcaatgtAGGGCTTGTTAAAATACCTTTAGAAAGTTAAGTTGACAAAGGAGATCTGGAATTTTAAAAGACCTACAAACAATCCTCTTTTCAAAAGTTGGGACATGTGCAACTATTTAAAAATAGTGCACAGATAATGATTATTGGACACATAAGCTgtaatgttaaatgtaatacattggataattaaaaaatactaaTTTGCTTTCTTCAAAAACACAAGGTAAGACAAGAGTACACTAACCATCTGTCTGTCACTGGCCAGTTGTTCATATCTGACTGTGTCCATCCTAAATTAGCTCAGCTTGTTTAAACTAGTGTCCAGAATACTTTTGTCATCTGAATGAGTGTACCAACTTTTTGGAAAGAAGGTTCTCTTTTCCATCACCCCCAACCGGTCATgacagatggccgcctccctgaacctggttctgccgaaggtttcttcctgttaaagggagtttttccttcccactgtcgccacgtgcttgttcataggggatcatctgattgttggaggGTTTTTGTAGGGTCTTTGCCTATGGTGCTATATCTCTATAACATCGCACTGAATTCTAAGCACCATAGTGGTTCTGTGGGTGTTCACCAGAGGAAGGTTTTGGAGTATTTTGCTCCCTCAGCCGCTCTCTCTGGTGTTCACCCTGTGTTCCTGGCTTTCTCCAGATTCTCCTATTGGAAATtccaaatttaaaaacaaaaaacaactggaaaataaaagacaaaaacaactgaaaaaaacgtggatctgttgtttttttttctctgactattttaaagcttttaggCTGCTGCATGTTTTAATTACTGTGAATAGGCTCTGATTTGAGTGGAGATGCAGTGTGCTCAGCGCCACTCAAACATGCTTGTAGACGTTTTTTTCACCATTTCACAATTATTCTGTttgttattaattaaaaaagtaaataataagcTAACAGTTATAGCAGTATTGTGCAGAAGTCTTCAACTACCCCAGTTTTTTTAtagaaacataaacacacatacatagttaCAATGCTATTATGTTGTGATACATTGTGAGACACCATTGTAATCTGACATTCCATCCTATACTATGACATTGTCTTTGGTGCTCAGCTGAACTGTCAGTGGTACATGATTGGGgaatttatataaaaatatttatgtatAACTTGTAAAGGTTGGCACTCACAGTGGCCTAGGCATTGTTTAGGTAAAGTTTCATCAAGATTGGGTCGCTGGTCTTGGAGGAAATAGGGAACATACAAACATATCAGGCTAAAATATGTTTTGAGACTACAGACAGATTTTTTGGGTCGAGAATTGCTTTAAAAGGCTTTTTTAATAGTAAAAGACGACACGGTTTAGTCACACAGCTTTGTAATGATTCTAACTAAACACTAGATGGAGACAAACATTTGGATTCACACAAACTGAACTTCATGTCAGACACTGGTTTTataaaagtaaatgaaatttaATACTACAAACCTTCACATTTATTTGTTAACTAAAACACGGTTTGATTAGAGTCTAAACAACTTTAAAGTTTTGCAGTGAGTTTTGGAAAAGAAGACAGCAAGGTGGCTAAGGCTGGGCAACCTTTAATCATTTACagaatttgacatttttcaacAATGTTTCTTAATATCAAAATGACAATCAGCCCATTATGAACAATATTTATGCCATTAAGATATAATGTACTTTATGTAACTGCCACTGAAGGCTGTCAAAGAGGAATACCTCAGGATCTTCCAAACTCCAGGGACCCGTGccaaagctgtgatgaagatgatggTATGACAGGAGTTCAGACAGCAGTTCTGATAATAAGAATGTCTAATACACCTCTTCCTGCAGACagtgttccctctaatttttcatgtgtctgagcaaacacacaaactccctgagcggtcccATGGACCTGTCATGGGCCTGGGTCTGGGGACTCAGGGCTCATGCATTATTCTTGGGTTTAGTGAATATTATAAGTTCGGTTTGACTCTGTGGAttgtttattgttgtttgttggTGTGATCTGCTCCTGGTCCCTTGTTTCCCTGTCTACGTGTTAGGGTGTGTGTGTTGCGGTGTGTGAGTTTTGCTGCCATACAAGGTCCTGGAGAGTCTTTGAGCCTTGAGCCAGCCACACCGGGTGTAATCAGCCATCTGTTGCCGATTGTCAAGGAAACACTACTCAAGACAGGATCGGAGCGGCAGCCAGCACGGGATTGTTAAACCAGGAACATTGTCAGTGCTCTTGCTCTGTTTACCGTGTTCTCTGAACTTTTCCTGTTGGAATGGTTAAAGTGTCTTTGTTGGCCGGTGGATGGGACGGTACTCACTGTGGACTCTCTCGTTTCCAGGTGGATTGTGGAAACGTGTGGCGGGAGCAGCACACTGTTGTACATAGGCACCGAGGAGGACTAAACACTTACCACGGATCATGGCGCGGGGATTGGGAACGAGCGCACAGAGAACCCACGCACTGTGGATTGTTGGCACTGTTTTATAGTTtcttttcattgtaaataaacgcacCATCTCCATTCAgaaagtcctgcatttgggtcctactTTCCCCACACTGTGAcaggaccactgtgagcaacatcagacatgtgcactgtggtcacgccagcatcgcatccatccaagttacatggtttattaaaagaTTCAAATTAAagcatttacatttctgttagaATGGTTTTAATTAAGTTATTTaccccacttacaatgaaaattacaAAAGTCTTTTTCATGATCTGCGTAGTATGTTAATGCTATTGGaagtataaatatttaattatagCTATGGCAAAACATGAACTGCCAACCAAACCAACTAtaaactccaattt contains:
- the LOC116331499 gene encoding uncharacterized protein LOC116331499 codes for the protein MTEFNSVNRGKSVENVSLLQPDKMLEEMGTLDCRHLKLPLLTLENLGKVITPYVKDVSQDQWASLADGDPGSKVVILLSSMCHAVIEEISALVLEVVEPQVLAKGHNHASGDKVSLQDGCSCCRVTENNIQASFRNTLHHCFGEALSMAQGKSYNSDILVKLFSAEITKKSTRRWLVSQGQLPPLKTHDSVTALILAYQENSSPSLESPDCPVNMTFLTVLLAKLVDHIASKTRTSILNVDLVALLGGVTMRAEKELVSIPPPSVENLHISIYKKLCKVFGSKYLLQAAMESGDEAFEIAVSEVFSVTAPEIFSKVKEFWDHMESCQGW